The sequence TTGCTTGCCCCTCCCATCCTGTCCACTTCTTGCCACACCATCCTGCTCCTGTTACGGCCTTGTGGCTgcggcggacacacacacacacacacacacacacacacacacacacagaggccactctgtctctctctctctctgttgagtATGTGAATGTAATCCTGGGTTGGGTTGCTACTGAGCCTGCACCTGCTGTAGTGtttggctgaaatgaaaaaaaaaaaaaaatcaaactttcaAAACATGGAACATGGTTTGAGATCCCTGGTCGGGGTTCACATGAAGGAGGGAGGTCGTTGTAAATTCCCAAGAGTGGTAAAAAGCTGTTTAGACGTCTCGCATGCCTTTAACAGGTCAAAAGCATTGAGCTGAGTGAATGCTGACATGTAGAGTGAGCAGTCAGAGAGCTCCTCCCTGCATGGCGTGCTGCTGTGGCCACACTCTCAAGTCTCTTCATGATCATGCAgctgagtcacatgaccagtgCTGACATCACGGCTGGGTTTCCTCAGCCCCTTGTAATGTGATGCTGCATGATCAGCGACTCGTGTTTTGCcatgaaatacaaaactatCATTCCAATGAGTTACTGATTTGACgtctttttgacttttttgttccattcttaatgaaaaaaaaaaaaaacattaatcaaacaaacaaaaaaaaaacactgtttatgGTTGTATGCAAAATTgcctttattttccattttttcctttttcacacatttgttgTATAATAAATAGACATGAGAAACAGGCTGATAACTCCATCCTCTTCCCATGCCAATTCTGCacctttgttttttctccacacCGCAAACAGCTTTTCATAGAAtttacaacagaaaataaaaaacaaagcttgACACAAGCTGAAATTATTGCTACCAGCTCAGCGCTCACCTCATATGTTACATAGACCTTTGAGCTGTATTTATGTAGCAAATCCCaagaacaaaatatatatatatatgtatatatatatatttatatagtattCACAGTTAaagtatttacatattttacgaTTACGAAGCAAATAGGCAGAAAATGAAGACGTTTCTACAAGAAACAATCTTTCAAAGGGAGGTGGAGACATTTCCTGTACACAATCAaccttttctttaaataaacaaCCCTTCAACCCTCAGATTCCTTTTACAgatccctgatttttttttaaatactcagtcttttgttaaaaaaaaaagaggagatgCATCTCAAAAGTTATTACccctgtgattaaaaaaaaaaaaaaaaaaaaaaaagctttagaTCTTCTTTAAGTAATGATGTACAATATAAACATCAGTGGTGAAAAAATTCTCCATAATTAATCCAACTGAATGACAAGTGATGAGTGACTTGGTCTTAAGAAAACTGATTGGCTAGAGAGGGCATAGAGCAGAAGTGCAAGCCTCTAGTGCATTCACAGACAGGAAAGAGTTTTCTTCTTCATGGATTTAGTCAAAGAAACACAATCTATATTTCACACAGATGAGGGCGGGAACTACTGACAGGAGGTCTGATGAGCGGTAGAAACACTTGTCTCTCATAGGTAGAATCAACACTGGCAGAGTTAAGAGTCCTACTTCAACACACTACAGGTGAAGGAAACCAAAACATTAACACCCATTTTGGTGAAAATAGGCAGCAATTCTTTGTGCATGCACGTTAACGCAGCTGCAAATGACAGCTCCATGAAAAAATCGGTTTTATCCATTCAGGTGAGCTGACAAGGTTTACACATTCATATGGCactttaaaataatacaatgtattttttttttctgccgaCTATCTTGGCCCTCAGAATTTTTTCCAAAAGTGACAACTTTGTCATGTAATGAACATTTGCAGACAGTGTCCAGTGGATGCAGACAGGAATCGACTTGAAACTCACTTTTGGGAGTTGTGGGTGACTGGTCAGCCTTCACCACTGAGGCCCACAGGGGGCGCCACACTCACATCCGCATAAACCAAGGTATACTGATAAATACTCTCACTCACGAGCCAGACAAGGACAAAGACATTCTCaatcattcatacacacatagtgtctttgaagaaacaaaacaagaaaaatctaaacaaaaatggaaaacactggaaattccATTAATACCATTTTGCACAACTAGAAACTTGAACCTTGCATAAACTAATAGGAAGCAGCATGATCCACATTATTGGCTGGTGAAAGCAGGTATGATATCCCAATATTTAAATCTGTGGCAGGATTaaccattttgttgtttcaatttaaatcagtttttggtgcgggtgggggggtgggggggcaacaAGGAGCAGTTTCAGTCCACTTTGTctcctgtcactgctgctggatGAGAATAGTGTAGTTTGCCATCTGCTTGGGGGGTACACACGTCCTCTCCCACAgagaggcctttttttttttttttgttatagtgAACTTGTGCGTGTCAACAGTATTAAGAAGCTgaacatgtgagtgtgtgtcaggggttTCGTACCACATGAGGTGTACATGAAGCTTATGAGAAAAATGAGAGTAGTTCAAACTGTACAAACCAGGACGAGCTATGGAGGGAACCATGCTGAGTTACCACTTGACAGGAAGAAAGGAAGTGCTGCACCAGCAAGTCAGTGTTTTGTAAATTCTGGGTCACTGGCAGACATAAAAAgtagttttttcttttcaagagCACCAGAAATCGTAAAcaactttgaatgtgtgtgtgtgtgtgtgtgtgtgtgtgtgtgtgtgagaaagagaagtgTCCCTTTACAGGTAGCTGTATCCAGGTGACTTGCCAGGTTTTTACCCCCAGAAAAATCCTATTCAGTTCCAGaaaaccgaaaaaaaaaaaaaaaaaaaaaaaaaaagtttcctggAGAGTTCCTTCTCTTGTGGGTTTTTGGCGTGGagtctgtgtgcatttctgggaaatgtaaaatgtggtctGGGGACAGCACTCTTAAATCCTGGAAGATGTTCTCCTTGAGTGGACGCCAGCGTTAGTTTAGCGTTCCCCTACAGTTTTCTGCCCCACACAAACAGGGGATCTTCTCGTCCTCGATGGGGAACTTGTAGTCGTACGTGATCTCCTCATTGACGTTGATGGGCTGTCTGGAGTAGATCACAATCTTCTTTTGAGACTCCACCGTAATGACCTTCGCATAGCAGTTGGGCTAAGAGAAAAaccaaaagacacaaacacattttgagtATGGTTGGCTTGGAGCTCTTTAAGAGTTTGCTTATGCCTGCTTGTGCTAAACAGGGCAGTTGTGCTAACACTGAATGATCCGATCTCTGGACCTCATAGAGTTCAGGAGGATGATTTGATATGAATCACACTGTTGGATAAGGGACATTTTGTGATTGTCTTACATTGCAGCTATGGTTGATGAAGCGGGCAAAGTTACCACACTTGGTGGCATCGATGATGGTGTCGTGGTCGACACGGAACATGTAGCTGCTGCCAATGCCCTCCTCCTCGTAACGCTTTTCACGCATGTCCGCGATCACCTGGGCACACAAAATGGTCATTTGTTACAGGACCAGCAACATTAATATGCTTCTACTGCCTGGGCCTCTCTGGCATGTGTGTCCACAATCAGCCCAAGGTCcatattattcattattatcataCTTCATATATTACCTAACTGTTGTCTTACTGTCAATTTAGGACATTTATAAATGTATTGAACTTTTTTTGATGTACACACTGATGTAAACAAGCAAGACTGTTGCTGCTACAGGTAATTAATTAACTCATGAAAGACACAAgagagcacaaaaaaatcaacatcaatTATTGGTGGATGGTGGAGCAACAAGGTCCTTCATGCAGAATCTTCTAAAACACAATTGATTACACTACTagatattttaaattaaaatatatccCAGTCTGTCATGGGTTAAAACCATTCCTTGTCCTTTATACAGTGGCATCAGTGTGTCCAGTGGAAACTCATGGAAAACAGGCCCATATCGCTGCCATTTGCACTGCCGTCATGTTCTCTGAGTATTGGGCAGTTTAAACATCTGTTACTGTTCACCAACACAGACACCAGCTGAGTGCATTAGTCGGCTGTGACAGAGAACATAGTGTGATGGCACCACAAAGCAAAAGTCATTCATTTAGATCAATTCCACATCTGTACAGCTATTTGTTTTGTGGTGGCTGTTCCAATATTATGGTGATACACCACACAAGAGCCTGGTTTAAGGAATCACTAATTGCAATATTATGTTTTTCTCAGCAACGTGACACTGTAGTAGTATTACTGTGAAACCCTCTTGCTGTGTTcagacactgtttttttttttttcaacccagAACCCAAACCAAGCCAAAAAGTAGGAGTTAGtcctagtaaaaaaaaaagtagtaccTGTGTAAACCAATGTGACAGAAAACCCACTCTGAGCAGCGCAAGcatctctcacctgtctgatgTTCTGCCCCACATACTCGATTACCATTTCATCAGCAGCAATGGGCTCCATGGCAAACAGACCCCAATCATGGATGTGCGACTTGCAGAATCGAATCTTCTTCTTACGGAACTGGGAACagaatggaaaaagaaacatgTCACATTGAAATCGTTGTTTGTTGTCTGTATATGTAGatgtgtgttgtgcatgaaaGGACAACAGCTTCTGGAGCCTGAGGAAACcagaaacattaaacatttacaaaaacaccAATGACCCCCTTTTGGAATCGGATTAGTCAGTAGTGACATTTTCAATTATTTGGTGATATACTTATCCTGCCATTAGAGAAAACATTCTAGCAAAGACTGAAGGTGGCCAATGACATATCAATAACAGCAGTTCTGTATCCGCAGTGACATAAACAAACATCCATTATCACAAAAACTGTATCTGATGACATGTCCTTCATACTGTAAttgcaatttcttttttgtgttgacAACTGTATACACTACATTACTAAAACATAGAGgcccctttcacacatgcactggaCTCTGCACATAATAAGCATGTGAGCTGGAGGAACTGTATATGTCTGCATCACTTGTTCTGCACTTTATCCAGCCACCTCCACAGCAGGAGCACCGCTCAGGTGAACGCCAATGAATCACAATTACTGTGTCGTACTGGAGACTGActggctgctgtctgctgcatCTGTCACTCTCATGTTGttatgacatgtttttttttttttttttttttgagtttgtttaCCTTCAGCTGGTTGAACTTGAGTAGGTCACTGTCACAAGCGAAAGAGGACAGCAGGCGGCGCTGTTCTGACCGGCGCTCAGAGCCGGCTCTGGTGGAGGCATGAACTTGTGCAGGGATACTCATAccctaaagagagagagagagagagacagagagagagagagagagagagagagacagagagagagagagagagagagagatcaatacacacacacacacacacactactaacATGTAGCACTTCCACAACAGTCATTTGATTTGTATCTCAGTGCACATTACCTTGCTGTCATCacacattatttttaacatCACATTTTGCTTATTGCCTTATTGCTGCTGATTTTAAATCTATTTTGTCCTATACACTTTACATTTATACACAGATTTCTATCATTTTTACAATACTGTTAAAACATGATTTCATACTCATGCTATCCAATATCTCCTACTACTACCTCCAGCCCTCCAATGTGCAAACTGGAGCCCACCTGTGTGTCCACCGGTGGCTCCTCTGACTGCAGCCGTGTGCTCTGAAGATACTTGATCTTGTCCTTCTTATCGATCTTGTAGTATCCCTCGCTACGTGCACAGCCGGTCATATGATCCCTCATTCCATCATCTCTCCTCTTTCGCTTCACTCCCGGGATGTTGGTAGGTGCAGGGAAGTCAAGGAATGGCTAGGAACCTCTGGATGAAAGCTGTCAAAACAACTTTGAAGCTAAAACAGGTAATTGGCTATGTGAGCTGGTCTAGGCTCCTTGACTCCAACACTAATATACAGACAAGCAGTAACCGATGATGGCCAGCAGAGGGTGCTTAGGATTCAATAAGCACAAAGTGAGACTACTCAaaagaccacaccagtgatATAGAGTGTTTGCTCCATTTACAACAAATTACCCACATTTTGcatggcaacaaaccattttttttcccatcatgtgGGGGCACGTAgtatttcacaacatgtaatcaaaatacgttgattttcaaatttgaatttttggttgaaatgcccaccttatgatgttctgcttctgtggctgacaaaAGTCGTCACAATTCATAAACCAtgaaactgataattggctgtgtcaaCGTTTCTGCTGGggctattttctggtggagagaccgtttcactccaccccgatttcaagtcatcaagacacaacagtgctggtgctgtttggaaaacgaatgtggacgTTATTGCAGTGAtgtaatactggtgtgaagaaaggtTGAAGTCCATGAAATTTTCATACTGTTCTTGAATGAATGGAATCCAATGCCtagataaaaggtaggaaaaattatTCCAGAATGGTTCTAAAATatcactgcttgctttgggagaagattagcagaaatgttaagtacatacattttttagATATTGGACTATGcaagcaaaatcactggtgcGATTGTTTAAGAAAGCCAATTAATTAGATGTGATCTGTAGAGTAAAAAGAGGTGTGCCTCTACAAGCAGAGGCTCAGCAGTAAAGGATATGAGGGTGGTTGACCCACAGTGTGTCGTTGAGCCAGTCATTCCCATTATCCTGCTGGAGCATCTTGTCATACGTGATCTGCAGAAGGCGGATGTCCTCTTCATCTATGCCCTCATTCCAGATGTCATACAGGATGGTCATCTCTTCAAAATCGGAGCGCCGGCTGAAAGTGGGCCAGGGAGGTGTGGTGACAGGGGACAAGCTGCCCAGAAGGATCTCCTCCCAACATCGGCGTTGCCTCCGAACAGGCTTACCAGCCACAGGCGCTGCTTTGTCGTAGGGCAGGAAGCCGTCTTCTGCAGGCAGGACGGTCTGAGGCTCCACTTCTCCTTCCCTGAAGTCCAAGCTGGGGTGGATGGAGACGTCTGGGGACATGGCAGACATAGCTTCTTCTGTAACATCTCTGACATGGGGATCATGAGGAAGAGCCGTTGGGGTGGATGAAAGCTCCGCACACTCAGGAGGTGGGGGGACAGCAAGGGTCTTTTTGCCCTTGGGCCGACCAGGCTTCCTCTTAGGTGGGGCAGAGTCGGGTAGCACAGAGCCATCTATGGACAGGACAGTGGGGAGATCTTCGGGGAGGCAGGATGAGTCCTGTGCCTCAGCTGATGCGGCCTGGCTGGGTAGAGTGCTGATGGGCGGCTCCTTAAAAACTGGCCTATCATCCAGGCACTCAGGGGATGACTTCCTGTGAACAGTCAGGGCTGTGGGGTCTGGGAAGACAGGGGTGAACGTCAGATCTTTGCCGGGGGTGCGGGGAACACCTGCACTTAGTACTGGAGACTGGGCAGGGTAGGAGAAGGGGCTACCAGGGATGTGAGGGGAGCTAAGCAACAGGCTGCTGCATGTTAGCGGGGCATCACTTCCAGGTGTGATGGGGACCATATCTGTGCTCTGCGACTTGCCCAGACCCCGGGCTCGGTCCATCAGGTCTCTACCAGGGGTGCGGGGGATGTCCTCATCTGTGGGTAGTCTGGCCCGCTGGGGGAGGTCGGGCAGAGGACCAGGGGGGGGAAGAAGGGAGCGACCCTCCATAGTTGGGTGAGGGGGGAGAGGAATTTGCATgtaagatggagagagggatttGGAAACAGGGGTTTCTGGATCCAGGTGGGATGAAGCCAGAGCAGGGGTGCAGGGGACTTCCTCATGCACAACTTCATTCTTTGCTTGTATGTCCTGGTCATTCTCAGACAGGGAGCCTGTGGGGGTGGGCGGCCGGAGGCAGGGAACATGCTCCTGAGGCCCAGACTTTACTAAAGAAGTGCTACCATCTACAGGGATGTCTGGCTCTTCCACTAAAAAGACAATCAAAGACACTGTTCAGAATCCTCTTTCACCACTGACATCACGACTTCAAAATACACATCAGCAATTACAGGGTTCCCACTTGATGTCAAATGTAAGACCTACTGACTTTTTCATcactaaaatatttaaattcctGCACTATGtaacaatgtttttatttaccttgatcaaaatttaaaaaaaaaaaaaaaaaaaaaaaaaaaacacttttgctGTGGAGAactaattaacattttttttattctatttttttttgtttgaacaaTAAAATTAAGTTACTATCATGCACTCAATGTCTCATTTTAACAGGCAAGGTGAGTGGAAAGTCAAGTAAGTCAAGCAAGGTtagtaaataaaacatgaatatgatgGAAAATATTATGTCTGCTAAATAACTAGCATGTGGTGTGCCTACCCAGGACTCCTTTAGGCGACGGTGGTTTCAGgtcctctgtgctgctctgcccCGTGTCAGCTCCCTCATCCCCAGAGCTCGGAGATCTGAGTTTGGGCTGGCCGCTCAGCTGCTCCCTTGGTGTCTGCTCCTCACCATCCTCTGGGGCAGGACCTGCAGGGGTGCTGGGTGCCTTCATCTCCATCTCTACCCTGTCTTCATCttctgatgaagatgaagaggatgacGAAGATGAAGAGGTCTGAACCTCGTCCTCTTTGCCTTCAACCTCCACCTCTATGGCCatatcctgctcctcctcctcttcttcctctgagcTTGACTCATAGTCAGAGGAGTCTTCACTCTCTCCTGAGGAGTCGGAGCCTACCTTGGACGATGTTGAACTCTCAGCTTCTGACATTACTTGattggtggtgggggtggggggtggggagaaCGACAATTATTGTTAACAGCTTCAATATGAATAACCAAACGGCTGTTTATATCAAGAAGTTTTTAACATACCCTCAGACGTATCAGATGAATCACTGTCACTCTGACTGGATGAGTCtgcctcttcatcctcatcctcatctccACTCTCCTGAAGAGACAATTAAATATTCAAACTAGAAAAGGCTAAATTTTCTGATGACAAGATACGTGTTTGCTTCAGCTGGAAAGGCTAGCAGCAACTGAAGCATTTCAAGCAGTAGGTTCAGTAACTGAAGAAGTACTTGCAGCTTAGTAGTTTGATTATTGAAGCTTAGCCCAGTTGTTATTTAATGGCCCATATTTAATCAATATCTTTAGAGAAAAACCAGTAGCAGTAGTGCTAAGGTAGTTACTAAGGTGTTTCTGGGCAGCTGTAGAAGCATGTGCTGGGATGAAGCTTCGAGCTTAAAGTTTGAAAGACTACAACAACTCCCAAAAAAGCTTGAGCTTGAACATTCTGCtcatataaataaaaagagaaaaagtgaaatcatgtaaaataaataaataagtattaAAGATTTccaaaaagaataaataacacCAATAATATCCTCAGTAAGCTGAAAATTTTATAAGTTGAATGAAATTTCTAGCTGAAAGTATAGAAATAGTAATAACACTTGCTGCTTGgctgaaaataaacagatttaaTAGGGCCAATGAATTgacttttaaaaagaaatgtgatAGAGTTATAGATTGGATCAAAAATCTGAGCAGGAGCACCCCATTCCAAAACATGCTGAAAATGTCTCCGTTTGAACGGTGTCAGTGACCTTAACAATGTAAAAGTGTTTAGACGGCTCATTTTTGGCCCAAGAATAAATTTAGCAGAAGAGAAAAACGGAATGTGCTGTTTCACTGAAGCAAGCACGGTGCACACAAAAGTAGAAACAACATACATAGATATATGTTATGAAGATActaaaaacacaattcaaagtGAAGACAAAATTCCAtgcatgatacacacacacacacacacacacacacacacacacacacacacacacacacacacacacacacacaccacacacacacacacacacacacacacacacacacacacacaacaaccaTACGTCATCTAGTAATTTGGTCACAGCTCACTTTGCTTGAAGACAGCCTGTCCATGGCCTCAGTTTCATCaggctcctcctccctgtcagaCAGTGACTCCTCCTTTTCAGAAGTCTCAacatcctcctccccctcactgTCCAGTTCAAGGGGCCGCGAGTGTCTTCGCTTTGCCGATGTGCTGTCACCATCAATTTTGGAATCATCCAAGGGTAGCTCAGTTGGATCTCGATCACGCTCTGAGTAAAAAGAACCaggagaaaaatgaggaatTGGCAATTGTGCAACACATATGGGGAGAGTATCCCCATGTGCTTGACATTAGTAGTGCTGAGTTACCTTCATCTTCCAGCTCATCGTCTACAGGAGTGGATGGCCGGGCCCGCTTGTTGTCCCCTGTAGCTGCAGCTTCAGGAGGATCCTTCCTTTTCACCTtatcgcaaaacaaaacaccaatatGCAATCCAATTGGTTGAGAACGCATATATTCTTCTCCTAACCCATGTTTACAGGAAGGCCAGCAAATCTCAAGGCTTACCTTGAAGGAGGGCAGGCGGATGGCACCTCGCAAACCCAGACCCATGCCTTCGTAGCCCAGTCCCTCACCCTTGTTCCAGTTCTCTAGCAGACTTGAGCCCATGGTTtctttgggtttgggtttttcctcttcttttccctcGGCACCCTTCACTGGAGTCAAGGACGCCTGAAAAGCACAGAACAGAATTAAGTTTCCCTAAAGCAAACTTTGGAAAtgctctgtgaaaaaaaaaaaattaccacagAAATTTGAGTCATCCATATGATGAATCAATTcacaaaaatgaccaaatacaCTCTTGGTGTGCATATATTCATGGCCAGATTTATCTGCGACCTGTCATAATTAAACACGCTACTTAAAATTAAAGTGTTTCTCCTCTTCAGCATTTGTTTATATCTTACAGCAGCCAAAAGCTACCATTTGGATGCTTGTCAAGATGTTTGCATCACCTTTAATTAACTGCCCAAATCATCAAGTAAGCCTTATAAcattagaaaaaatatatttaaattataaaagaAACTCATGAAAGTAGGCTGGACTGCAGAATGaaataatattgaaataataacaCTGAATAGAGAAacaatttttatcatttttgccAGACCTAGTATCACACTCAGAGTCTTTCCAGTAATAAAACAGTGGGGCCTCCTAGTGGCTCTGGTAAACATTGCTTACTGATGGAGCAGAACAAATCTACAATGTTACAATTTCTTTTAGGAAACTAGTAATCTAGTTTTGCCTCGTTGCTGTGGATGGGCTCAGCAAGCATAGTCCCTACCTGTTCTAgtttttaaaaatcttaaaaCCTAAATGACAATAGGCACCATGCTATCCTGCTGAAAACCTTTGAttgtttgattattattattattgatatttatGCTTTGACAATTTAAATGGGAAAACTACAACCTGGTTAATCAACATATTCAATTCATTGCACAGATCAAAGATGGGGGGATAACATCCCAAATACTGTTCAACTCTGTAATATAGTCCAAatctaaatgaaaacacataacTGTTTGGTGTATTTCCACCATTTGGTGTACTTTAATTGGGTAGTATTTTTAGGCATATCGCCTTCAAAGAAACTAGAACATTGCCTGTTCCAATGTATATGACATTCGGAATAACTTAGAAACACAGTTACTAGTTAGTATGATGTAATACTTTTCCCACATGAATGTGTTTGGACAGGAACTCTGATGATGTAGAAAGTGGTAAAATGGATAACAAACCTTCGCTGAGCGTTCCTTCTTGTCCCACCAGTCATCAAATGCCCTAAAAGCTACCACTTCCACCATTTTTCGGTTGAGGTCCCTCTTCATGATGGCCTTAAGCTCTTTGACTATGACCATGAGCACTCCGTCCACTGTGGCCTTATGGGGGTCCTCTTTTTTAGCCTCGTATCCAGGGGGAGGAACAGCGGGGTTGAACTTTGGCATGCTGGGATGGGGCCACGGTTGTCCGGGTCCCCCCGCACTGCCAGCTGGCGTAGCACTCATGGAAAGAGGAGCATAGGGTCCCCCAAATGGCACAGACGTACCACCGCCCATAAAATGGTGGTACGGATAGGGTCCTCTGGTCTGTGCCATACGACTCAGCATCTGTGTCTGCATCTGGAAGGACATGTGAACACTACCCCACTGAGGTAGGCAGTTCATCAGGTCCATCTGCACCAGTGGCATCATGCCAGGATAAGGACTCAAAGGTGGCATCATATGTGGAGGGACTCCAGGAGGGCCAGCCAGGTGATGAGGGGGGCCTGTGACGGCAGAgtgaggagggaggtggggaggtGGGATGGGGAAGCCAGGCTGCGGGGGCAGAGGAGGGAAGCCTGGAGGAGGGATGGGAATGGTCTGAGGCATTGGGGACACTGCAGAGTTTACAACAATGCCCTTGGCACAATCTCCACTAGTGATCGGGGTTCCAGGCATCTCATCATCAGAGATTTCCATGTCTTCTCCAGATGACTGATGCCCCTGTGTGAGAAGGGACACTGGTTATGGGATTTTACTGGGTAAGAAACACTTGAAGATCTGCCAAGTCAATGTTTCCCTCCTCCATACAATACTGTCACAAATACAACCAGTCTCCCTTTTGTTTCAAAACATTCACAAAAAGACAACTGGCCTGAATTTGTAAAACCAATGTCCACTCTGTTACTATTTTGCAACATATCATTACATGTTAATCATTCAAAACAAGAGTAGCAAATCATTTAAAGGCTGATCCAAGTTCAAAGTTTAGTATATGCACTACTGTAGTCAAACACAACTGACCTTTTGGCAGCATGATTTCAAACACAGCTGTTTGTACAGATACCAAATAATTATGAAAGCAAAATAGGTCATGATAAAGCCAGAACATTAAACCTAACTGCAATGAATTCTCTTCTCAAATGTTTTCCGTACAAAAGGATGTCTGTAACAACCAGTACAGAAAAGAAACCAAGCAGAG comes from Myripristis murdjan chromosome 12, fMyrMur1.1, whole genome shotgun sequence and encodes:
- the setd1ba gene encoding histone-lysine N-methyltransferase SETD1B-A isoform X3, encoding MSKPGERNRLNEDHGRKQSSSLANGMDSHPVCSSGEKRSHHWRSYKLIIDPALRRGSHKLYRYDGQTYSMPNPGMPPVDTVRDPRIGRLWTKYKETDLPVPKFKIDECYIGRVPPKEVTFARLNDNIREGFLTDMCKKFGDIEEVEILYNPKNKKHLGIAKVVFESVKSAKLAVQTLHNTSVMGNIIHVELDPKGENRLRYFQLLMNGSYTPWTLPVGGEEAREVSPRILAEALLACEPIRRLSESSVSAVGGTAPPSSTTTPQSLDTAYSSLRQDTPQSQGTPHTPRQTGTPFSQDSNYSSRQSTPAYQSGRSESSGVYKSRRHESKFQDAYNRRPERPQYRSTMYRNTSSEQAPFKQHQLTPPEPPPSASSFTYTAPPPATASLKSAFSAYQAPMPPAFPPSEPAFHHPAQREDEYLRPPQPPLAAATDFLPVKDRPETPPIPEPPPEPLPHPTTPPPQTPEHCPSPGSPTLDSERNSLDSRIEMLLKEKRTKLLPFLAERDSDTEVRMEGSPISSSSSQLSPIPPFTCGSHGGQQNSRPSSTGLEDISPTPLPDSDDEEPIPGTASLLKKVSSPVHEKMNISDLKDGHFRSHTPTDKIDMGHQSSGEDMEISDDEMPGTPITSGDCAKGIVVNSAVSPMPQTIPIPPPGFPPLPPQPGFPIPPPHLPPHSAVTGPPHHLAGPPGVPPHMMPPLSPYPGMMPLVQMDLMNCLPQWGSVHMSFQMQTQMLSRMAQTRGPYPYHHFMGGGTSVPFGGPYAPLSMSATPAGSAGGPGQPWPHPSMPKFNPAVPPPGYEAKKEDPHKATVDGVLMVIVKELKAIMKRDLNRKMVEVVAFRAFDDWWDKKERSAKASLTPVKGAEGKEEEKPKPKETMGSSLLENWNKGEGLGYEGMGLGLRGAIRLPSFKVKRKDPPEAAATGDNKRARPSTPVDDELEDEERDRDPTELPLDDSKIDGDSTSAKRRHSRPLELDSEGEEDVETSEKEESLSDREEEPDETEAMDRLSSSKESGDEDEDEEADSSSQSDSDSSDTSEVMSEAESSTSSKVGSDSSGESEDSSDYESSSEEEEEEEQDMAIEVEVEGKEDEVQTSSSSSSSSSSSEDEDRVEMEMKAPSTPAGPAPEDGEEQTPREQLSGQPKLRSPSSGDEGADTGQSSTEDLKPPSPKGVLDPTALTVHRKSSPECLDDRPVFKEPPISTLPSQAASAEAQDSSCLPEDLPTVLSIDGSVLPDSAPPKRKPGRPKGKKTLAVPPPPECAELSSTPTALPHDPHVRDVTEEAMSAMSPDVSIHPSLDFREGEVEPQTVLPAEDGFLPYDKAAPVAGKPVRRQRRCWEEILLGSLSPVTTPPWPTFSRRSDFEEMTILYDIWNEGIDEEDIRLLQITYDKMLQQDNGNDWLNDTLWVNHPPTNIPGVKRKRRDDGMRDHMTGCARSEGYYKIDKKDKIKYLQSTRLQSEEPPVDTQGMSIPAQVHASTRAGSERRSEQRRLLSSFACDSDLLKFNQLKFRKKKIRFCKSHIHDWGLFAMEPIAADEMVIEYVGQNIRQVIADMREKRYEEEGIGSSYMFRVDHDTIIDATKCGNFARFINHSCNPNCYAKVITVESQKKIVIYSRQPINVNEEITYDYKFPIEDEKIPCLCGAENCRGTLN